From Bacilli bacterium PM5-9:
AAGAAGATTTGATGAAGCGACAAAAACAACTATTGCAATGCGTCGTAAAGATGGAGTAATTGATTATCGTTTCCATCGTGAGCCAAATATTTTACCAACGGTTATCAGCAATGATTTAATTGAAGGTGTTAAAAAGGAAATTCCATTAATGCCTGCTGAATTAATTGATATTTATACAAATAAATATGGTATTTCAATTGTTGATGCTAGAATTTTAACAAGTGATATTTTATTATCTAATTACTTTAATGAAGCAGTTAAACATACTACTAACTATAAAACAGTAGCAAACTGGATAATTAGTGAAATACTATCTTATTTAAATAAAAATAATTTTTCAATTGATAAACAAGCATTATCTCCAGAATCATTAGCAAAAATGATTAATTATATGGATGAAGGCTTAATTTCAAGTAAACACTTAAAACAAATCTTTGAAATTGTTACAACTAGTAATTCTGATGATGTTGATAAAATTATTAAAGAAAACAAAATGCTAATGATAAGTGATGAAAAGGAAATCTTAGTATTTATTGAAAATGTAATTAAAAATAATCCTGAATCAATTAATGATTATAAAAATGGAAAAGATAATGCTTTAAAATTTTTATTAGGTCAAATTATGAAAGATTCTCATGGACAAGTTAATCCAAAATTAACTAATGAATTATTAATAAAAGAATTAAATAAACTGTAGAAAGGAGGAATGTAATGAATCAAAAAATTAAGTTTTTTGCTTTAGGTGGGCTAGATGAAAACGGTAAAAATATGTATTGTTTAGAAATAGATGATGATATTTTTGTTATCGAGGCTGGATTAAAATACCCTGAATCTCAAAGTTTAGGGATTGATATTGAAATACCAACATTTGATTATTTAATTGAAAATGAAAAGAGAGTAAAAGGTATCTTTTTAACTCATGCTCATCCTGATGCTATGGGTGCTATTTCATATCTATTAAAAGAGATTTCACCAACGATTTATGCATCACATCTTACATCATGGATTGTAGAAGATCGTTTGAAAGAAGCAGGAATAAAAAAATATACAATTAAAAGAATTAAAGAAAACTCTATTATTAAAATTAAAGATAAACTAAGAGTTCATACTTTTAAAACAACACATTCAATTATTCAATCACTTGGTTTAGCATTTGAAACAGAACAAGGGTTCATTGTTTTTACATCTGATTTTATTATTGATTTTGGCTCAACTGATGGTTATCAAACTGATGTATATAAACTAGTTGATATTGCCAAAAAAGGTGTTCTATTGTTAATGACTGAATCTATTGGAGCCAATAAAACAGGTCATACTTCACCAAATCATAAAATTACTTCAATGGTAGAACCAATTATTAGTAATGCACCAAGTAGAATAATTGTCACTGCATATACACATAGTATGTATAATATTCAAGAAATTGTTAATGTTGCTATTAAATATAATTATCGTATTATCTTTTTAAATAAAGATTTACAAGATTTAGTTCATAAGCATGAAAAACTAGGATTACCTATTGTGCCAAAAGATAAAATAACTAATATTAAAGATATTGATAAAGGTGATGTTTTGGTTGTTATATCAGGTAATGGTAGTGATTTATATGAACAATTATCAAGAATCGCAACAAAAGAGGATAGCGTATTAAAACCTACTCAAAAGGATACATTTATAATTGCTAGTCCTGCAATCCCTGGTATTGAAAACCTTTCAATTAAAGCTATTGATGATATCTATCGTCTTGATTCTGATGTATATACTTTTTCTTCAAAAAATATAGCAAGTATGCATGCTTCTCAAGAAGATATTAAAATGATGATTAATTTATTTAAACCAAAATATTATCTACCTGTTAAAGGTGAATACACACAGTTAATGGCAAATGCTAATATTGCATATGAAATGGGAATACCTGCTGATAATGTTATAGTTTTAGAAAATGGAGAAGTTGTTAATTTTAAAGACAATATGCTTCAAGAGAAAAGAGAACACATTGAAGTTGGCAGTATGCTTATTGATGGTCAAACTGTTAATGATAATAATGGAATTGTCTTAAATGATAGATTATCATTATCTCAAGATGGAACAGTTATTATTGGTATTGGTTTAGATAAAAAAACTAAAGAACAGACAATGAGTATGGATATTCAAACAAGAGGTTTTATTTATATAAAAGATTCTGAATATATTATTACTGAAATTAAAAAAATTGTTAATGAAACACTTGAACAATTTACTTTTAAAGATGAACAAGACTTTAATGATGCAAAAGCAAAAATTAGAGAAAATGTTTCACGATATATTTATAAAGAAACTAACAAAAGACCAATTGTTTTATCTATGATAATTACAGTATAAAAGATAGATTAATTTCTATCTTTTTTTGCATAAAAAAAAGACATCACTGTCTTATTTTAAAATAGGTATTAAGTCTTTTCTGTTTAAAATAGTTAAGGCTTTTTTTACTAACTCTCTATTTTTTGGTAAATGATATTGTAATAAAGCATTTTGTAATTTCTTTTCTTCTTCACTTTTAGCAACATATATTTCTTTTTTAGTAAAAGGATTTTTATTTGTATAATACATTAATGTTGAAATTGTTGAAGGAGTAGGGTAGAAATCTTGTGCCTGTTGTGGTTTATAATTAATTTCTTTTAAAAATAAAGCTAACTCTAAAGCATCTTCAAGTTTTGAACCAGGATGACTTGACATTAAATAAGGTAATGCATATTGTTTTAAACCCAATGATTTATTAACTTTATCAAATTCACTAACAAATTTTTTATATTTATTAATATTTGGTTTATTCATAAGCCTTAAAACATTATTTGAACAATGTTCAGGTGCTAACCTAAGTTGACCAGATACATGATATTTAGCAAGCTCTAATAAATATTTTTTATCATCTTTTAATAAATAATCATATCTTATTCCTGAACGAACAAAAACTTTTTTAATTCCTTCAATTTCACGAACAGCTTTAAGCGTATCAAAATATTTAGAATGATCAACCTTTAAATTTTGACACATATTATACCCTAAGCAGCTTTTATCACGACAGCTACCATGTTTATTTAATTTATCACACATTTCATCGTTGAAATTAGCAGTCGGTCCACCAACATCATGAATGTAACCTTTAAAATCAGGTAAACTCATCATTTTGTGTGCCTCATCAACACAAGAATTTTTAGAACGCATACTAATTTGTTTTCCTTGATGAAAAGTTAATGCACAAAAGTGACAAGCACCATTACAACCACGATTAATTGAAATGCTATATTTTATTTCCTTTAAAGCATTAACACTTCCTAATTTATGATATTCATCATAAGATTCATAAGTAAATGGTAAATCATATAAATGATCTAATTCATTTTGACTTAGAATTGGCATTGGAATATTTTGAACAATAAAACAATCATTATAAGGTTCAATAAGAATTTGAGCACTTTGATGCTCATTATTGTAATATTGTTGTAAGAATGAATCTATATATTTATCCTTATCTTTTAAATCATTAAAAGAGGGAAGTAATTTATACTCACTTATATTTTCTAAAGTATTAATTTTATATGAAGTACCATTAATGAAAGTTAAATCTTTTATTGATAGACCACTATTAAGATAATCAGCAATTTCAATGATAGCTTTTTCTCCCATACTATAAACAAGTAAATCAGCATCACTTGTTAATAAAATAGATGGTAAAATTTTATCTTGCCAATAGTCATAATGGGCAAACCTTCTTAAACTAGCTTCAATACCACCAATTATAATAGCCATTTCATCACCATAAGCTTCTCTAATCATTTTTGAATAAACGCTAGTCGCATAATCAGGGCGTCTTATTTTATCATTGACAGAATAAACATCTTTCTTTCTTTTTTTCCTGCTAACATAATAATTATTTACCATTGAATCAATATTACCAGAGCTTACTAAAAAGGCTAATCGAGGCTTACCACACTTTTTAATTGAGTTTTTATCATTTACACTAGGTTGTGCAATGATTGCTACTGTATAATTAAAAGACTC
This genomic window contains:
- a CDS encoding ribonuclease J (product_source=KO:K12574; cath_funfam=3.60.15.10; cog=COG0595; ko=KO:K12574; pfam=PF07521,PF17770; superfamily=56281; tigrfam=TIGR00649) — protein: MNQKIKFFALGGLDENGKNMYCLEIDDDIFVIEAGLKYPESQSLGIDIEIPTFDYLIENEKRVKGIFLTHAHPDAMGAISYLLKEISPTIYASHLTSWIVEDRLKEAGIKKYTIKRIKENSIIKIKDKLRVHTFKTTHSIIQSLGLAFETEQGFIVFTSDFIIDFGSTDGYQTDVYKLVDIAKKGVLLLMTESIGANKTGHTSPNHKITSMVEPIISNAPSRIIVTAYTHSMYNIQEIVNVAIKYNYRIIFLNKDLQDLVHKHEKLGLPIVPKDKITNIKDIDKGDVLVVISGNGSDLYEQLSRIATKEDSVLKPTQKDTFIIASPAIPGIENLSIKAIDDIYRLDSDVYTFSSKNIASMHASQEDIKMMINLFKPKYYLPVKGEYTQLMANANIAYEMGIPADNVIVLENGEVVNFKDNMLQEKREHIEVGSMLIDGQTVNDNNGIVLNDRLSLSQDGTVIIGIGLDKKTKEQTMSMDIQTRGFIYIKDSEYIITEIKKIVNETLEQFTFKDEQDFNDAKAKIRENVSRYIYKETNKRPIVLSMIITV
- a CDS encoding putative radical SAM protein YgiQ (product_source=TIGR03904; cath_funfam=3.80.30.20; cog=COG1032; pfam=PF04055,PF08497,PF11842; smart=SM00729; superfamily=102114; tigrfam=TIGR03904), with amino-acid sequence MKFLCTNKKELRANNIEQVDFVVVSGDAYVDHPSFGTSLIARYLESFNYTVAIIAQPSVNDKNSIKKCGKPRLAFLVSSGNIDSMVNNYYVSRKKRKKDVYSVNDKIRRPDYATSVYSKMIREAYGDEMAIIIGGIEASLRRFAHYDYWQDKILPSILLTSDADLLVYSMGEKAIIEIADYLNSGLSIKDLTFINGTSYKINTLENISEYKLLPSFNDLKDKDKYIDSFLQQYYNNEHQSAQILIEPYNDCFIVQNIPMPILSQNELDHLYDLPFTYESYDEYHKLGSVNALKEIKYSISINRGCNGACHFCALTFHQGKQISMRSKNSCVDEAHKMMSLPDFKGYIHDVGGPTANFNDEMCDKLNKHGSCRDKSCLGYNMCQNLKVDHSKYFDTLKAVREIEGIKKVFVRSGIRYDYLLKDDKKYLLELAKYHVSGQLRLAPEHCSNNVLRLMNKPNINKYKKFVSEFDKVNKSLGLKQYALPYLMSSHPGSKLEDALELALFLKEINYKPQQAQDFYPTPSTISTLMYYTNKNPFTKKEIYVAKSEEEKKLQNALLQYHLPKNRELVKKALTILNRKDLIPILK